The region CTTCACCTGTGCCACAGCCGCCCTGCGAGGCCACCTGGGAAAAACCCACCAGTTGCTCGCTGCCAGAGAGTTCGGAGTAATGCTGCCCTCCACATCTGGGGTTGGGAAACCAAGCAACCCTCCCTCCAGCAACACCCAGATAACGCTCGGCACGGGGCGAGCCAGGCCGGGGCACACAGCCGGGCAGTCCCGGCGAGACGGGAGCGCCCGGCCGCAGCTGGAGGGGATGTGGGGTGTCCCCCCGGGCCCCTTCGCCCAGGCGGAGGTCTATGAAGCAGCCCTGCTGTAGGCCCTGGGTGAGGGGCcacctggggaggggaggggaggggaagggaagggaagggaagggaagggaagggaagggaagggaagggaagggaagggaagggaagggaaggctgcTGGCCCCCGCTGCTGGTGCCCCGAGAGCCCGCGGGCGGGTGCCAAGCCGGGCGCTCCAGTTGGCCCAGCGCGGAGCCGGGAGTGGTTCGGACGGGGCTGGCAGCGCtcggggagggcgggcgggcgggcggcacCCGCTGCCGCTGTGCCCCCGCCGCACGGGCTTCCCacggagggcggcggggggtgCCGGCGCCCCTCACCGTAGATCATGGCGAGGCCGGTCTCGTGGAGGAAGCGGGCGCGGCGGTGCTTGAAGAGCCAGATGGTGAGGATGGTGAGGGTGAGCAGCAGGATGAAGACGAGCAGGTTGGCGCTGTCCTGCCGGTGGCTCTCCTCCGCCGCCTTCTCCGACACGATCTCCTCCTCCAGCGCCCCGGGACGCGCCGCCACCacctccccgcccgccgccccccgcgcccacagccccgccgccgccagcaccggccccggccccgccatCGCCCCGgtgccggcccggccccgccgccaccAGGAAGCGGCGCTGGGCGcaggcgcggcggggcggggacAGCGCTGCCGGGAGCCCGGATAgggacggggctggggagggcgaGCGGCGCCGGCGGGCcgaggggagggcgggcgggcgacGGGGGAGAGGGGGGCGTGTTGAAGGAGGCGCCTGGGAGCGCGTAAGGGGGAAGGCGGGGTGCAAGCGAGGGGGGAAAGGTCTGCGAGAGGAGGGGTCGCCTGGCTGTGGGGGAGGCTGCGGGCTCGCAAAGCGGCGGGAGTCGGGCCGCAGGGGGGAAAGGGACAGCGGGCTGCAAGGGGAGGCTTCAggagtgctggggagggggctgcaggggaaaaaccaggaaaaaacagGTTGCGAGGGTGCAAAAAGGGggttgcaggggaaaaaacagggtGCAAGGGTGTAAAAAAGGGGgttgcaagggaaaaaacaggttgCGAGGGTGCAAAAAGGGGGTTGCAGGGGAAAAACCAGGTTGCGAGGGTGCAAAAAGGGGGTTACAGGGGAAAAACCGGGGTGCAAAAAGGGggttgcaggggaaaaaacaggttgCAAGGGTGCAAAAAGAGGgttgcaagggaaaaaacagggtGCAAGGGTGTAAAAAGGGGGTTGCCAGGGAAAAAACAGGTTGCAAGGGTGCAAAAAGGGGGTTGCAGGGGAAAAACCAGGTTGCGAGGGTGCAAAAAGGGggttgcaggggaaaaaacaggttgCGAGGGTGAAAAAAGGGGGTTGCCAGGGAAAAAACAGGTTGCGAGGGTGCAAAAAGGGggttacaggggaaaaaacgGGGTGCAAAAAGGGggttgcaggggaaaaaacagggtGCAAGGGTGTAAAAAGGGGgttgcaagggaaaaaacaggttgCGAGGGTGCAAAAAGGGGGTTGCAGGGGAAAAACCAGGTTGCGAGGGTGCAAAAAGGGggttacaggggaaaaaacgGGGTGCAAAAAGGGggttgcaggggaaaaaacaggttgCAAGGGTGCAAAAAGGGGgttgcaagggaaaaaacaggttgCAAGGGTGCAAAAAGAGggttgcaggggaaaaaacagggtGCAAGGGTGTAAAAAGGGGGTTGCCAGGGAAAAAACAGGTTGCAAGGGTGCAAAAAGGGGGTTGCAGGGGAAAAACCAGGGTGCAAGGGTGTAAAAAGGGGgttgcaagggaaaaaacaggttgCGAGGGTGCAAAAAGGGggttgcaggggaaaaaacagggtGCAAGGGTGCAAAAAGGGggttgcaggggaaaaaacaggttgCGAGGGTGTAAAAAGGGggttgcaggggaaaaaacaggttgCGAGGGTGCAAAAAGGGGGTTGCCAGGGAAAAAACAGGTTGCGAGGGTGCAAAAAGGGGGTTACAGGGGAAAAACCGGGGTGCAAAAAGGGggttgcaggggaaaaaacaggttgCAAGGGTGCAAAAAGGGGgttgcaagggaaaaaacaggttgCAAGGGTGCAAAAAGAGggttgcaggggaaaaaacaggtcGCGAGGGTGCAAAAAGGGGGTTGCAGGGGAAAAACCAGGGTGCAAGAAGGGggttgcaggggaaaaaacaggtcGCGAGGGTGCAAAAAGGGggttgcaggggaaaaaacaggttgCGAGGGTGCAAAAAGGGGGTTGCAGGGGAAAAACCAGGGTGCAAGAAGGGggttgcaggggaaaaaacaggttgCGAGGGTGCAAAAAGGGGGTTGCAGGGGAAAAACCAGGGTGCAAAAAGGGGGTTACAGGGGAAAAACCAGGGTGCAAAAAGGGggttacaggggaaaaaacaggttgCGAGGGTGCAAAAAGGGggttgcaggggaaaaaacaggttgCAAGGATGCAAAAAGGGggttgcaggggaaaaaacaggttgCAAGGATGCAAAAAGGGGGTTGCAAGGGGGTCAGAGTGCAAGGAGGTTTgcaagaggggaagaaaaattcCCAAAATGCTTGCTGCAAGGAAGAAGCTTTGCACGGGCCTTGGCTTTGCACAGCCACGCGCAGGAGCGGTTGGGGCCGATGAGGGTGTTGTGCGTGGGGTGCGCTGGAGGGGTGTGCTGCGGGCCGCCCCTGTCCCAGGCTCCTGGGGGACAGCAATAGCCCACGCTGCTCCCcagagccggggctgggggggatcCTGGAGGGCAGCGGTGCATCCACACCATGCCAAGGCATGGGGATGGTGCCAGGAGCCGTGGTCTGCCCCGAGATGGGGTCAGGGTAAACTTCCCACCCTGTTTACCAAGAAATGGCCGGTGGGGCAAGGGCTGCAATAAATGCCACAGTGATCAGCTTAAAGGTGGTTTGTAGAAAATACCCTTCAAGAATCGCTTTTGTGCCGCTTATCCTTGTGCCTTGGGGGCATGGAAGACCTAAATGCTTGGCCTTGTGGGACAGTTGGGTTTCCTTGCTTTGCCCCAGGCCTTGCTCGGCCTGGGGTTGGGGCATCTGTTCCTGCACACGCTGTGCATCCCTTGACACCATTTTTTCTTGCACGGGTCCTTCAAGCTTTGAGGTTAAACACGTGGAAGTGGGAATTACCCCAGGCACCCGATGGCCCAGATCTGCTTTCAGCTGGGAGGCAAAACGGGGGTTGCACCCGGCCCGGTGGAGGGAACAGGCTTGGCCCAGGGGCCGGTGCTTCGGTTCTCCCTGAGCTGCCCCACCGGAGGCAACCCCGACTCCCCGCGTCCACCCCGACCCCTTCGATTTCCTCAATGGCCTCGGTCCCGCGTGGGAAAGCGGCGGCCCGGCCACGCCCCTTGCCGCGGAAAAGCCACGCCCCCCGCTCAAGCCACGCCCCTCTCGGGCGCTGTCTAGTACCGCCCCTTCTTCGTGACGCCATCAGCCGGCGCCGGGAGACGGCGGGCGCccctggcggcggcggggcgagcggcggcggcgacgATGGCGGCCGCCTCGGTGTggaaggggctggtggggcTCGGCCTCTTCGCCCTGGCCCACGCGGCCTTCTCGGCGGCGCAGCGTGAGTGAGCGGGCGGCGGTGGGGGGCGGCCCGGACCGGCGGTGGTGGTGCCGCCGCCTGAGAGGGGCTGCGGCGCGGGGAGGCCCGCCGGGCCCCGTCACTCCCGCCCGGCCACCGGGGGAGctccggggcgggggccggggccgggccgcggcggcaTCATCACCATCCCCGCGGGGAGCCCCGCGGCGCCGCCAAGCCCGCCGGCTGGGGTGGTCCTGCCCTTgcgggccgggctgcggggagAGCGGAGCTGTCGCCCGCCGGGAACTTACCGGGAGGAGCGCGGGGCTCGCCCCGTGCAAGcgccgcagcagcagccggggcagggaagggagggctGCCGGCCGCCGGATCGCGGCTTCGTTCCTTGCGTTTGCCGTCCCCGCAGGCACCCCCCCTCCTggcagcggggagagggggtgacggggcgggcgcgggggtCGGGGCCGGCCGCGCTctggaggagcaggggctgAACGCGAGGCCGGGAGCTGCCCGGGGGTGATCGGGACGGGCACATGTCCGAGACCTACAGCAACTCTTGCGGGGTTTTTGTATTGCTCTTCTCTTTATTCGCTTATACAGAGTGTTtgatgcatgtgtgtgtttctgttttgtagATCGTTCTTACATGAGattaacagaaaaggaagatgaaacaTTGCCCATAGATGTAAGTTCAAGTTTTTACAGTGTTTGAAAGGTGTGGTGCTGTGTGGATAGTTTAGTCTCTctcaactgctttttttttaaatgtggtaGGCAAGCACGAAGGGTAAAGTAGTTTTTAAATTGCACTTTCATTTGAGCCCCCCCTGTCAAAAAGAACCATGTTTTCTGTCCCAGCTTCCTGTGGTGTGTTATATGTGTCGGAGAGAACAAACCCCAGGTCCAgacctccctctccttctttaGAACTACCCTGAAGCATCTTGTCCAGGAATTCCCTGAGCGTAGCTCAGAGAGCTTTTGCATTCATCTCCTTCATTGCAGCATAAACATCCCCCTCCCTCTGGCTTTTGTTGGCTGACATTTGTTTATCCAGTGTGGCTGTGTGCCCATTTGATCCCAGCACAACCTGCTTCAGgaagggttttggttttttatttgcttgggTTTTAAATTCCACTTCAATTATTATCTGTTCCATTTTTGCTCAATCAGAAAGGTTAGGAGATCAAATACCCAGGACAACCAGGCATGGCATTTGGAccaagcagcagctgccaccGCTGCACAGCGCGTGTTGGCACCCAGCTCCTTTCTCGGAGAGAGTATTAGATTCTTAAGTGCACAAGAACACAGTGTTTTGTTCTAAGGATCTCACTGAGGAGCCGCGTGAATCAATTCAATTCGTGCTACACAGACCAGTTgtcaggcagctgcagctcttctCAGCTCTGTCACCATTTTGCCACGCTAAGTAGGCGGGATACTTAATCTTCCTGTACCTCAGTTTCCCCGCTGTTGGATTGCCCACCTCTGTAAAGCACTTGCTGTCACTGGATAAAAAGTGCAAGAGACACTCTTTGAAAGATGAGATTTTTCGGTAAATGTTAAGAATATTAAGTGATGTGTGTGTTGCATTGTGCTTCCCTTTGTTACAGATAGTTCTTCAGACTCTGTTAGCCTTTGCAGTTACCTGCTATGGGATAGTACATATTGCAGGAGAATTTAAAGACATGGATGCCACTTCAGAACTAAAAAATAAGTatgtcttatttcttcttttcataaaCACCTGTATCTGCTACTCTCTATACAAGCTGAATGCTGTGAAATAGCTCACTCTTTAGCTCAATTCTTCTTAAATGCATGTTGTAGACAATGACACCAAGAGGAACAGTCACACCTGGCAAAGCCAACAATGTCTTGAATTTCAGAGAGAGTTAGATAACCGGAACAAATCAAATAAActtcttgcttttcctcatcCAAAATCCTGATGTGCAGAGTTGGTAGAGGAATGAAATGGCTACATGGGAAGTAAAAGCTCAGTAGTCACGAAGTGCTGTCATGAGATGGTCTCATAGACTACAGGGCAGTATGCCTGGCTCACCCTCTGTTTGTCTTTGCTTCTTTACAAGAGTCTGAGTTATTTGAATCTCACACTGAACTATTCAAGGCAGAATATCTGAAAGACTTTAAGAAAATAAGGGTTTCGAATTGAGATTTTTGAAAAGGATATGAAATTGGATGGGGCGGTGCAGCCTCTGGTCGTTTCCAAAAACACAGGGGAGTACGGAAAGTAAAAAAGTTGACATTCTTGTATTTCATACTGTTTACCTAAAACCCTTAGCTTCAGGCACAGAAAGGGATGGAAAGCTGACAGTAAACAGCGTCAAGGTATTAACACAAGTGACAGCTGAACGAAGGCTGGCACATCTGGTAACGTGTGCATGCAGTAATCCACAGGTCTGCCCCTAAGCTCAAGGAAGGAAGGTGAGGTTTGTCTGTGGGGTGGACAACCTCTGCGTATTGAGCAGTCAGTATTTTTCACGCTTGGCTTTGTATTTCCTCTGGGTTTTGGTTTAGGAAGCTTACAGCGAGAGTTTTGGAGTCAAAACTTGTATTTCCGTGTCTGTAAAAGTTGGTATACCCTAGACTGACACTTCTAAAACCCCTGTTCTAAAAGAGTATTAATGTtgattttttacatttattttgaaggaCATTTGACACATTAAGGAACCATCcatctttttatgtatttaatcaTCGTGGTAGAGTATTGTTCCAGTCCCCAGACACAGTGAATTCTTCTTCAAACCAAGATGCTTTGTCATCCAGCTCGTCACTGAAATTTCGAAAACTTGAACCTCTGCGCCGCTAAGACTTTTACAGATTATAATAATAATCCAGGACACTGAGATGTAATATTCAAGTTGGGGATGTAAacacttttttaatttctggagCAGTATTTATATTGATCTTCCAGACTTTataaagtatatatatatataaactaaGGACCTTCTTTGTACACTGTTAATGAAAATGACTGAATTGTGAATTGGCAATGCAGTGTAAATTATTCTACAGTTATGCTGTGAAACACATCTTCAAATTTTCATATATTAAAACAAGTTGCAGCTGACTTAActtcagttaaaacaaaaaacaagctAGTTTTTACTGCAATTAATGTTCTTTGACAAGAGGGAATGTTCGAgtgctatttattttctcagtttgcTTGCACTACAGTTTATGGAACTCCTTCAGAAATACTGTGTGCACTGCATCActtaacagcagaaaaaggggCAGCGTCTCCTGTTCCTAGAACGCCTAGGAGACCTGCATGGTGTAGGCACAGGAAGTCAAAAagattgctttcatttttatttttttacaatgcTGAAAAATAGTTGtgtgaagggttttttttccctagttttTCATTATCACGTTATTTCCTTGTCGCCCTCCTTCCTTTAAATGTAAACTGTCCTGTGTTGCCCCAAGTTGCCTGGGATGTGGCTGTACATTTGGTGCCTGCGTGGGGGAGGCAGCTCACATCTGATCACGTAGATAGTCTACCATGCTCAGCTTGTTTACCCACTGTATTTACATTCTCTTTGGTTGTGAATACAGGAATGGTCATCAGATGGCTGAATGCTGTGTTGGCACCAGATACAAGTTCCCAAGTCATCTTCTATGAGAAGTATTTAAGTATCAGTAAGAAATATTCGTTCTGTCAGTGGTCCAGGGGTAGGATCCAACAGCTAGGTCAGTTTACTGGCACTGGTACAGTACAGGTAATCAACCGGTCATGGTACAACTACCCCCATTTCTGCCAACAGCCTTtcaatttgatttcttttttccagctgagCCCTTCATTGATTTAAGATTACTGTCTTGATTTCATGTATTAGGACAGATGGATACTGTCCTTAACGCCTACTGATGTCTAAATTCTCATCTCCCCTTAGGGACTGAATCAATGCTAAAATGTCTCTTGGTCTGGTATTTCACCTACCTGACATAGCAAAGGGAGGGTAGTTTGAGATACTGATGGGGCCAACGAGGATTTTGCCTAGTCTGAGAATTTCTCGCTGCTGCTGTGGAAACTCAGCCTTTTGTCCTAGcatctgtttgggtttttttaaactgttaagAACTGTCAAAGGCAAAAAGCTtaacaaaaatactgtgtaaaCCGAAGCCTCTTTTTCTAGCTCTGCCCGTCCTATGGAGTGGGTGCCCCAGTGCTAGAGCAATTATCTGTAGCTGCTGCTCTACAATCACTCTTAAGTGTCTGGGTTTGGTTAGAAAGTGTTACTCTGCCAGCTGAAAGCGTCTGAGCTGCCAGATTACTTTTAAAGTGTCCTGGTTCCCCCCCCTAGCTGGTGTCACCAAAGGCCTCAAAAATAGTAAGTATTAGGTCAGGTCTCTATTGCGAACAGAGCTCTTTccctggggaggagggctgcCGTGAGGCAGCTGCTGCATGGAGGAAAGGGCTGAATGTTGGCCAGGTGACCTCGCCAGGCACAGAGGAAAGACAGAATtagcagagggagggagaaacaAGGCAGAAGGTCAGTAACCACTGTACCAGACTGATACTGCAACTGTGGTTGGCAGTGAGCCATTTGCAGAGGGTCTCTTCGAGCAGGGCTGCTCACCCTTAATGTTTAAGAAGCCCCGTTTGTGCTACCGTAAGGCTACGTGGACCTGCCCGAGGCAGAAAGTGCTGCTGTGGGACAGGGTGAGTGGAGAACATCATCTGCTTCTCAGAGCAGGTCCTGCTGGAACACCCTGTTGGCTGCGCCAGGTCTCTTCTCGTGACAAGTAGCCTTACTCTTCAGCAGCAATGGTTATATCACAAAGCtgtacaaattattttttcttattgatCTCGCAATGTCCAATAAAAATTGATATCCTTAAAGTGTTTGGGAGTTTGTTTATTTCTGACCATCCTGGAGCTTGCTGCAGCAACTCCCTGATGACTGAATATTTAAAAGTGACTGCCTAGCATTGACAAGAAGTGATTGCCTTAATTACAGCAGTGCATGCCTGGCCTGGTGTTCATTACTGTGAGATAAGATCAGTAGGGGGAATCAAAATAGCATGCTACAAGTAGCTAAACAAAACATTTAGGAAGGAAATGTTACCAGCCTGGGGATCTGCCTGCCTTTGAGATTCCTAGTCAAGGTATCTGGCAGAGCTGAcgtattttctgtcttccattTAACCATACTACAGGCTTTTCTACCATGTGCTAATCCCCTGCCAACCCACGGGACAGGCTCCTGCAAGGTCTGGTATTGCAACAGTTGCTGGAGGAAATACTCAGCCTACTCACAGGGCTGGAGATGGTTAAAATCTTGAACTTGAGCAAGATCACTTTTCGCTCCCTGTTCCGCTTTTCCGTTGGGGGAGGTTGAAAAGCTAGCAAAGAACTAGAGGAGTTTGCTTAACTACAGCATCCATCATGATTGCACCAGAGCGAGCAGCAGACTCACCCTTCGTCTGCTTACTGCGCTGCTGCAGCTGTCTGCATCCAGCACCGCACATTGGGTGTAAAAAAACAAGTCAGGGTTTTAAGGAAGGGGCACCTTAACCAGCTCCCAAAACTACCTTGTGCTTACCTTGCAATGTGCAGTTCTTCACAGATGAGCTTCCcttcttcaaaagcaaaacaaaagttgTGCCAAGAGCTTCTTGGATTAGACCAAAGAGGAAGAGTTTCCAGCCTCGCCCGGCGTGCATTTACTGCCATCACGCCTTGAATTGCTTTGGCTACAGGACATGATGTTTCTACTAcattaaatactaaaaaaaaaatatgctgacaAATTGCATTCGTTGCTGGAGTAGCAGGTTTAATCTACATTAATTTTGCTATTTCCTCCACTCTTCCCCAGCAGCCAGCGAGAGTTCAGTGgggaatttttgtttgtttgaagttAAGGAGGGCAGGAGGCATTTAGACCCTTCACGAGGTGAGGAGATGGGGACCATCAGAGGTCGTTCACTGTCCCTGCACTTTCTGAATCAGAGGCTGGGGTGGAAGCGCAGCTGGCAGGAATCTTTTCCTAGAGAGTTCAGCAAGGGCTGAACCATAGCACCACTTGTGAAAATAACTCCTGGTCACACATGTCTGCGAGTGGCAGAGGAGACCTGTGCTTCCCCTCTGCGCATCAGCAGAGACGGGGCACGCTGGAGCCGTCACTGCGGCGCAGGAAAGCAAAGTGCAGCTGTGAGACCCATTAGCGCTGCTTGTAAAGGGTGAGGCTGGTGTGCCCTCTCCCCACTGCTGCCGAGCGCTGGATTAAAGCTTTCTCAGGAAAGCTGGTGGCTAACAGCCCCTTCCCAGTGCTCTGGAGCACCAACGCAGCCTCCTCCCCGGAGAAATCAGGGAATGGCAATTACTTTCTAACTCTAAAATGATTTTTGGCTTCCTTATCACTCACTTCCCATGCTTTGGGTTCCCTCGCCCTTCactgcactgcagcagagctgcccttCTCCATCTCCAACACTTTCAGCAAGGACATCAGCTATGGGGACATCCTCCAGCTGGATAtgcacacacaccacacaccaccctCGAGAGTGGCACCGTTTCTGCTCCTTTTTGGGGGTCACCTGCaccaaaaagcagcaattttcCACCAGACGATTCGGGACAGTTGAGGGTCACCCCGCAGCATCCAGGGGCTGGGGTGCTGCCCCCGAGCGCCCTGTGGAAGCTCCCCGTCCCCCACGCCCccagcctcagcagggcagggaagcTGCAGCTCGCTTTGCAGTTCCCtgctgtcccagcccctgcctgcgcCGAGTTGGCAGGCTGCCTGCACGGAGGGGAAGGGCAAAGAAAGGCTATTTTGAATGttaaacaagcagaaaaaccTTTGGTACCAGCTTTCCACGGCCAGCACTAGCAGCGAAGGCAAAACACTCCTTTGATTTGGCCTTGAGGTTTACCTTGAAGCCGTAATCACCTGGGGGAGAACCATGGCGGAAATAAATTGGGTATTCCGGCAGGTAAAAGCCTTTTAATCAGCCCCACATTGGTCTCAGCGATACAATGTCATTTCAAAACACTTCGGACTGCAACAAAAGCTACATGCTTAAAATGGCAGCTAATTAATTTTCCTGTCCTGCTAACTTAATCCTTATTCCAACCAAGAAAGGCAAATGGGAGTTCACGAAGCAGCGAGGCAGCCAGGAGCCTGGCAGCGCGAGCAGGAACACAAGCCCCAGGGCTCTTTGGCAGGAGCCCAGGCCGTGCGGTGTCACGGCTTACCAGGCCATTTTcaaaggaagagggagagaaaaaaacctgtaaaaagGTGACATTTGGATTATCAAACCAATGGTTCACCCTATGGTAGTGGTCCCAGGGAACCCACAGACCCCCACACAGATGGACGTGGCTGTTTACTCCCAGTTTGCAGCCCCAGTGTAACCCTTGCTGCCAGGCAGAGCACCCGGCACTGGCAGTGCCCTCCCTGCCTGTACTGCTGCTGGCTGAACCAGCTTCCCGGGATTAGCTGGAGGCACGCTGTGCTGCAGGAGAACTACACTTaggattttagaaaaaaaaaaaaaaaaagaaaaaaaaaaaggaaagaaaaaattccccctcctcccccaagGTATTTCTGCTGTGTATTTTAGAGCAGTTCAGGGCCAGCCACACAAGGCCAGCGCTGACGTCCTCCgagccccaggctgccccagcaTCCTCCGTCCCCGGGAGGCCTCTGCTGCAGCGCAGGATGCAGGAAGAGTGCCCGGTGCGCACAGCAAATGGTGCAGCAGTGATTTACTCCCCCATCCCGGACCCAGAAGCACACAAAACAAGACACATCAAAAAGCGGTTTTGGAGGAGCCCGTTCAGCTGGCGCTCCAAAATGCAGTTTGCTTCCCCATATCCGCACGAAGCTGTCGCTCC is a window of Gavia stellata isolate bGavSte3 chromosome 14, bGavSte3.hap2, whole genome shotgun sequence DNA encoding:
- the MMGT1 gene encoding ER membrane protein complex subunit 5, yielding MAAASVWKGLVGLGLFALAHAAFSAAQHRSYMRLTEKEDETLPIDIVLQTLLAFAVTCYGIVHIAGEFKDMDATSELKNKTFDTLRNHPSFYVFNHRGRVLFQSPDTVNSSSNQDALSSSSSLKFRKLEPLRR